The proteins below are encoded in one region of Bifidobacterium dentium JCM 1195 = DSM 20436:
- a CDS encoding pyridoxal phosphate-dependent aminotransferase, with the protein MGDDTMMPISANVRAVPRSGIRDVFDRVIGIDDVISLCVGEPSRTAAPHVVEAAAEAAREGKTRYSNILGISEFRKAAADYSRRVKGLDYDPETEIQAVDGATIGLFLAINTVVAPGDEVIVPSPYFASYKSSIMMCGGVAVPVALRPENGMHLNAADIEAAVTDRTRAIIINSPGNPSGAVTTAEELAQVAEVCKKHNIWAISDEVYHSIVYSDGKDGRPATAPSIAAVPGMKARTIVVESLSKTYAMTGWRIGYLLAPTCIIEQTSKIAEMVHSSVNSVSQYAGVAAMTGPQELVEDMRQEYFVKRQIVVDELAGCSKLSLIEPEGAFYAFIDVRATGLDSDDFSRGLLQDKHVAVVPGEAFGEEGRGFVRLSYAGDADELREGLRRMRDFAERNR; encoded by the coding sequence ATGGGAGACGATACGATGATGCCGATTTCGGCGAACGTACGGGCCGTGCCACGTTCCGGTATCCGCGACGTGTTCGACCGTGTGATTGGAATCGACGACGTAATCTCACTGTGCGTAGGCGAACCCAGCAGAACAGCCGCCCCTCATGTCGTGGAGGCCGCGGCCGAAGCAGCTCGGGAGGGCAAGACTCGGTATAGCAATATCCTCGGCATTTCGGAATTTCGCAAGGCCGCGGCGGACTATTCACGCCGCGTAAAAGGGCTTGACTACGATCCGGAAACCGAAATCCAAGCCGTGGACGGTGCCACCATCGGCCTGTTTCTGGCCATCAACACAGTGGTAGCTCCCGGCGACGAAGTGATCGTGCCATCACCGTATTTCGCATCATATAAATCGTCCATCATGATGTGCGGAGGCGTAGCCGTTCCCGTCGCACTGCGTCCGGAAAACGGCATGCACCTCAACGCCGCTGACATTGAGGCGGCCGTGACCGACCGAACGCGCGCCATCATCATCAACTCACCCGGCAATCCGAGTGGCGCCGTCACCACAGCCGAAGAGCTGGCACAGGTTGCCGAAGTTTGCAAGAAACACAATATTTGGGCGATTTCCGACGAAGTCTACCATTCGATCGTCTACAGCGATGGCAAGGATGGCCGACCTGCCACCGCACCATCCATTGCGGCGGTGCCGGGTATGAAGGCACGCACCATCGTCGTCGAGAGCCTGTCCAAAACGTACGCCATGACAGGATGGCGCATCGGTTATCTTCTGGCACCAACATGCATCATCGAGCAGACCAGCAAAATCGCAGAAATGGTGCATTCCTCCGTCAATTCGGTATCCCAGTATGCCGGCGTGGCCGCAATGACCGGCCCGCAGGAACTGGTCGAAGACATGCGCCAGGAGTATTTCGTCAAACGCCAGATTGTCGTCGACGAGCTGGCCGGTTGTTCCAAACTCAGTCTGATCGAGCCGGAGGGCGCGTTCTACGCGTTCATCGATGTGCGAGCTACCGGCTTGGATTCCGACGATTTTTCCCGCGGACTGTTGCAGGACAAGCACGTCGCCGTGGTGCCCGGCGAGGCATTCGGCGAGGAGGGACGCGGTTTTGTGCGGTTATCGTACGCCGGCGATGCGGATGAGTTGCGTGAGGGACTGCGTCGTATGCGCGATTTTGCGGAGAGGAATCGCTGA
- a CDS encoding ATP-binding protein gives MRFVGRIDELKALEALYAKDAFQLAVIYGRRRVGKTALISQFCANKRALMFTAREQSDAENLHDFSQTVYSFFNLPQSTGTFGSWQDALSFVAEQASLNHTEPFVFVFDEFPYAALSQKSLPSTLQIAIDHQFAATNVTMILCGSNEGFMESEVLGSKSPLFGRRNAQIRLQPFDLFDAAEMMPHDASWEDRINYYAALGGTPYYLQQLNEGESLAQNLERLCFTTSGILYSEPEMLMRQELREPAVYNSILNALGAGKNTPTLIGDQAGIDRTSVSVYLKTLAQLGIVIRAVPFGQNPATSKKGLWQFKDPLFAYWYRFVGPTVGLVERGLSQSAAIHGTQGGAFSTFVGQQFEEMCVQWVVRRCRNGELDFLPTEIGKWWGNDPVAREQTDIDIVMEDSINGRMLLGECKWRNTVNEAEAVATLRGRAGLVPGKASKQFMLFTKHPANKTIQRQASADASLTLVDAETMFFQQ, from the coding sequence ATGCGATTCGTGGGCAGAATAGACGAACTCAAAGCGCTGGAAGCACTGTATGCCAAGGATGCGTTCCAACTAGCCGTGATTTACGGTAGACGCCGCGTGGGTAAAACTGCGCTGATATCACAATTCTGCGCCAACAAGCGAGCGCTCATGTTTACCGCACGAGAGCAGAGCGACGCGGAAAACCTACACGACTTCTCGCAGACTGTGTACTCGTTTTTCAATCTTCCGCAATCCACCGGCACATTCGGTAGCTGGCAGGATGCGCTAAGTTTTGTGGCGGAACAGGCATCACTCAATCACACGGAACCATTCGTATTCGTATTCGACGAGTTCCCGTACGCGGCGCTATCGCAAAAGTCGCTGCCGTCAACGCTGCAAATCGCCATTGATCACCAATTCGCCGCAACGAACGTGACCATGATTTTGTGCGGCAGCAACGAAGGATTCATGGAAAGCGAGGTGCTCGGTAGCAAAAGTCCGCTGTTCGGCCGGCGCAACGCACAGATACGCCTGCAACCATTCGATTTGTTCGACGCCGCTGAGATGATGCCGCATGACGCCTCTTGGGAAGACAGAATCAACTATTATGCAGCCTTGGGTGGTACCCCCTATTACCTTCAGCAACTTAATGAAGGCGAGTCTCTTGCACAGAATCTGGAGCGGCTATGCTTCACCACTTCAGGCATCCTCTACTCCGAACCGGAAATGCTGATGCGCCAAGAGCTCCGTGAGCCGGCGGTATACAACAGCATTCTGAACGCGCTTGGTGCTGGGAAAAACACGCCGACGCTGATTGGCGATCAAGCTGGCATCGATCGAACCTCCGTAAGCGTCTACTTGAAAACGTTGGCTCAGTTGGGGATCGTGATACGTGCAGTACCGTTCGGGCAAAATCCTGCGACTTCGAAAAAAGGATTGTGGCAATTCAAAGACCCGCTCTTCGCCTACTGGTACCGTTTCGTCGGTCCAACCGTCGGGCTGGTGGAACGCGGACTCTCTCAATCCGCCGCCATCCACGGTACGCAGGGCGGTGCGTTCAGTACGTTCGTCGGGCAGCAGTTCGAGGAGATGTGCGTGCAGTGGGTGGTTCGCCGATGCCGCAATGGCGAGCTTGATTTCCTACCGACAGAAATCGGCAAATGGTGGGGCAACGACCCGGTCGCACGTGAGCAGACAGATATAGACATCGTTATGGAGGATTCCATCAACGGACGCATGCTGCTTGGCGAATGCAAGTGGCGCAATACCGTGAATGAAGCCGAAGCGGTGGCAACGTTGCGAGGGCGTGCCGGCTTGGTTCCAGGCAAAGCAAGCAAGCAGTTCATGCTGTTCACCAAGCATCCGGCGAACAAGACGATTCAGCGTCAGGCGAGCGCTGACGCTTCACTGACACTGGTGGATGCGGAGACGATGTTTTTCCAGCAGTGA
- a CDS encoding GtrA family protein, producing MTDNNAMQPAEKVGPIRRWIKDHPNIWEFILFNVLSNISTITRFVVTWIGTAIFISGMGLTQPFHFLIFNYDTKGNGLGGFLTFLLAEVLAQVVNFFVQMKWVFKSDSSFRDAAWKYVILAVIIVVVNLVLPGYITGLCQGWGMNAGVAGTIASVVNTLLAVVVSYPLLKFWVMPKSESKETAKREEAAK from the coding sequence ATGACTGACAACAACGCGATGCAGCCTGCCGAAAAGGTCGGCCCGATCCGCCGGTGGATCAAGGATCATCCGAACATCTGGGAGTTCATCCTGTTCAACGTGTTGTCGAACATCTCCACCATCACTCGTTTTGTGGTGACGTGGATCGGTACCGCCATCTTCATTTCCGGCATGGGACTCACGCAGCCGTTCCACTTCCTGATTTTCAACTACGATACCAAAGGCAACGGTTTGGGCGGATTTTTGACCTTCCTGCTCGCTGAGGTGCTCGCGCAGGTGGTGAACTTCTTCGTACAGATGAAGTGGGTGTTCAAGTCCGACTCCAGCTTCAGGGACGCCGCTTGGAAGTATGTGATTCTCGCCGTGATCATCGTGGTCGTGAATCTTGTACTGCCGGGCTATATAACCGGTCTGTGCCAGGGATGGGGTATGAATGCCGGCGTCGCGGGCACCATCGCCTCCGTGGTCAACACCTTGCTTGCCGTGGTCGTGAGCTATCCGTTGCTCAAGTTCTGGGTCATGCCGAAAAGCGAGTCCAAGGAGACGGCCAAGCGCGAGGAGGCCGCCAAGTAG